The Thalassotalea nanhaiensis genome has a window encoding:
- a CDS encoding c-type cytochrome, with translation MRSSNSSGLLSATLFHFKNFYKLILLVSILLLAGCDHDDDDNDDKNPDANITANAGVDQQVTSQVIVTLPGSGTTDTGTISTYAWTQISGDSVTLLNSDFATASFTSPSNPTDNVLTFELTVTDTEGNFATDTVDITVQVDGGGGTVPPTAEAGSDKTAMYGDVVNLFGLGTDSDGSIVSYQWLQVSGATVTLINPTFPTTKFTVPDIEPGDLVFELTVTDNDGLTATDTVTVTIEGEVVPPPIDGVVLFETHCGGCHTANGLGTPGGSDKTGRTAEQITDAIATVSAMNSLDFLTAEEIQAISVAITPEEIDGAALFESDCGGCHTGNGLGSGSSGPDLTSYTFEQLTSRQDMVGHLSDPEVQAIADALVPEIIDGAALFESDCGGCHTGNGLGSGSSGPDLTSYTFEQLTARQDMVGHLTDPEVQAIADALVPEIIDGAALFESDCGGCHTGNGLGSGSSGPDLTSYTFEQLTARQDMVGHLTDPEVQAIADALVPEVLDGAQIFTDTCGGCHTANGLGSGSSDKTNRNVTQIMNANMTQGLSDLELQAVEAAITNQVQLFDDSCSGCHSRADKANRTAAQIADAIATVGSMMTADLEILNDRQLGVISDELIDGADLFTNTCGGCHTANGLGSGSSDKTNRNVTQIMNANMTQGLSDIQLQAVEEAITNQVQLFDDSCSGCHSRADKANRTAAQIANAIATVGSMMTAELEILNDRQLGVISDELIDGPTLFTDTCGGCHTANGLGSGSSDKTNRNITQIMNANMTQGLSDIQLQAVEEAITNQVQLFDDSCSGCHTRADKANRTAAQIADAIATVGSMMTADLEVLNDRQLGVISDELIDGADLFTNTCGGCHTANGLGSGSSDKTNKNIEQIKGASMTQGLSDIQLQAVEEAITNQVQLFDDSCSGCHTRADKANSSAAEIANAIATVGSMMIADLEILNDRQLGVISDELIDGADLFTNTCGGCHTANGLGSGSSDKTNKNIEQIKGAGMTQGLSDIQLQAVEEAITNQVQLFDDRCSGCHTRADKANRSAAEIANAIETVGSMMIADLEILNDRQLDVISDELIDGADLFTNTCGGCHTANGLGTGSSDKTNKNIEQIKGASMTQGLSDIQLQAVEEAITNQVQLFDDRCSGCHTRADKANRTAAQIANAIATVGSMMIADLEILNDRQLDVISDELIDGALLFTSNCSGCHSEAGKANATFADISGAIDNNTGGMGQFSDFNDMQIQAIADYLIDGALLFTSNCSGCHSEAAKANATFADISGAIDNNTGGMGQFSDFNDMQIQAIADYLIDGAALFTNNCTDCHQGNGMGSSGSDKTDATFAEISGAIDGDFGGMGQFSSYTDPQIQAIADALLSTP, from the coding sequence ATGCGTTCAAGTAATAGTTCAGGGTTACTTTCAGCAACATTATTTCATTTTAAAAATTTTTATAAGTTAATACTGCTCGTCAGTATTTTACTATTGGCTGGTTGCGACCATGACGACGATGATAACGATGACAAAAATCCTGATGCAAACATTACCGCCAATGCAGGTGTTGACCAACAAGTAACCTCCCAAGTAATTGTGACCTTACCTGGTTCAGGTACAACTGATACAGGAACCATAAGCACTTATGCTTGGACTCAAATCTCTGGTGATAGTGTTACGCTACTAAACTCTGATTTTGCCACGGCAAGTTTTACCAGCCCAAGTAACCCAACAGACAATGTTTTAACATTTGAATTAACCGTAACAGATACCGAAGGCAATTTTGCTACCGACACTGTTGATATTACCGTACAAGTAGATGGTGGCGGTGGAACAGTTCCACCAACAGCAGAAGCCGGTTCAGATAAAACAGCAATGTATGGTGATGTTGTTAACTTATTTGGTTTAGGAACCGACTCAGATGGCAGTATTGTAAGTTATCAATGGCTACAAGTGTCTGGCGCAACTGTGACCTTAATTAACCCTACTTTCCCCACAACAAAATTTACAGTGCCAGATATTGAACCTGGTGATTTAGTTTTTGAACTAACTGTTACTGACAATGATGGTTTAACGGCAACTGATACAGTGACAGTGACTATTGAAGGCGAAGTGGTTCCACCGCCAATTGATGGAGTGGTCCTATTTGAAACACATTGTGGCGGTTGTCACACGGCTAATGGTTTAGGAACACCTGGCGGTAGTGATAAAACTGGTAGAACAGCAGAGCAAATAACAGATGCAATAGCAACCGTTAGTGCTATGAACTCATTGGACTTTTTAACTGCAGAAGAAATCCAAGCTATATCAGTAGCGATTACTCCAGAAGAAATTGATGGTGCAGCATTGTTTGAATCTGATTGTGGAGGTTGTCACACAGGTAATGGCTTGGGCTCTGGTAGCTCAGGACCGGATTTAACCAGTTATACCTTTGAACAGTTAACTTCTCGCCAGGATATGGTAGGTCATTTATCTGATCCTGAAGTGCAAGCGATTGCAGATGCATTGGTCCCTGAGATAATTGACGGTGCAGCATTGTTTGAATCTGATTGTGGAGGTTGTCACACAGGTAATGGCTTGGGCTCTGGTAGCTCTGGACCGGATTTAACCAGTTATACCTTTGAGCAGTTAACTGCTCGCCAAGATATGGTTGGGCATTTAACCGATCCTGAAGTGCAAGCGATTGCAGATGCATTGGTCCCAGAGATAATTGATGGTGCAGCATTGTTTGAATCTGATTGTGGCGGCTGTCACACAGGTAATGGCTTGGGCTCTGGTAGCTCTGGGCCGGATTTAACCAGTTATACCTTTGAGCAGTTGACTGCTCGCCAAGATATGGTAGGTCATTTAACCGATCCTGAAGTACAAGCGATTGCAGATGCGTTGGTACCCGAAGTACTAGATGGCGCGCAAATATTTACAGATACTTGTGGCGGTTGTCATACCGCCAATGGCCTTGGCTCTGGCAGCTCAGATAAAACCAATCGAAATGTTACGCAAATTATGAATGCCAACATGACGCAAGGCTTAAGTGATTTAGAATTGCAGGCGGTTGAAGCAGCGATCACTAATCAAGTTCAGCTCTTTGATGATAGCTGTAGTGGTTGTCATAGCCGTGCCGATAAAGCGAATCGGACAGCTGCACAAATTGCTGATGCGATCGCAACCGTCGGCTCGATGATGACAGCTGATCTTGAAATATTAAACGATAGACAGCTCGGCGTAATTTCTGACGAGTTAATTGATGGTGCTGATTTATTTACTAATACCTGTGGTGGCTGTCATACCGCCAATGGGCTCGGCTCAGGCAGCTCCGATAAAACCAACCGAAATGTTACGCAAATAATGAATGCCAACATGACGCAGGGGTTAAGTGATATCCAACTGCAAGCGGTTGAAGAAGCGATCACCAATCAAGTTCAACTGTTTGATGATAGCTGTAGTGGTTGTCATAGCCGTGCCGATAAAGCGAATCGGACAGCTGCACAAATAGCTAATGCTATTGCAACGGTTGGTTCGATGATGACGGCTGAGCTGGAAATATTAAACGATAGACAGCTTGGCGTAATTTCCGACGAGTTAATTGATGGTCCTACTTTATTTACAGATACATGTGGTGGTTGTCATACCGCCAATGGCCTTGGCTCAGGCAGCTCCGATAAAACCAATCGAAATATTACGCAAATAATGAATGCCAACATGACGCAGGGGTTAAGTGATATCCAACTGCAAGCGGTTGAAGAAGCGATCACCAATCAAGTTCAGCTCTTTGATGATAGCTGTAGTGGTTGTCATACTCGTGCCGATAAAGCGAATCGGACAGCTGCACAAATTGCTGATGCGATCGCAACGGTCGGCTCGATGATGACTGCTGACCTAGAAGTGTTAAACGATCGACAACTCGGCGTAATTTCCGACGAGTTAATTGATGGTGCTGATTTATTTACTAATACTTGTGGTGGTTGTCATACCGCCAATGGGCTTGGCTCAGGGAGTTCAGACAAGACTAATAAAAATATCGAACAAATCAAAGGCGCTAGCATGACGCAGGGCTTAAGTGATATTCAACTGCAAGCGGTTGAAGAAGCGATCACCAATCAAGTCCAACTCTTTGATGATAGTTGTAGTGGTTGTCACACTCGTGCCGATAAAGCGAATAGCAGCGCCGCTGAAATTGCTAATGCGATTGCAACGGTCGGTTCGATGATGATTGCTGATCTCGAAATATTAAACGATAGACAACTCGGTGTAATTTCCGACGAGTTAATTGATGGTGCTGATTTATTTACCAATACCTGTGGTGGCTGTCATACCGCTAATGGTCTTGGCTCAGGTAGTTCAGACAAAACAAATAAAAATATCGAGCAAATCAAAGGCGCAGGCATGACGCAAGGCTTAAGTGATATTCAACTGCAAGCGGTTGAAGAGGCGATCACCAATCAAGTCCAGCTGTTTGATGATCGCTGTAGTGGTTGTCACACTCGTGCCGATAAAGCGAATAGAAGCGCAGCTGAAATTGCCAATGCGATCGAAACGGTCGGTTCGATGATGATTGCTGATCTCGAAATATTAAACGATAGACAGCTCGATGTAATTTCCGACGAGTTAATTGATGGTGCTGATTTATTTACTAATACCTGTGGAGGCTGTCATACCGCTAATGGCCTTGGAACAGGTAGTTCAGACAAAACAAATAAAAATATTGAGCAAATCAAAGGCGCGAGCATGACGCAAGGCCTAAGTGATATCCAACTGCAAGCGGTCGAAGAGGCGATCACCAATCAAGTCCAACTGTTTGATGATCGCTGTAGTGGTTGTCACACTCGTGCCGATAAAGCGAACCGGACAGCCGCACAAATTGCCAATGCGATTGCAACGGTCGGTTCTATGATGATTGCTGATCTCGAAATATTAAACGATAGACAGCTCGATGTAATTTCCGACGAGTTAATTGATGGAGCTCTATTGTTTACGTCTAACTGTAGCGGTTGTCATAGCGAGGCAGGTAAAGCCAATGCGACATTTGCTGATATCTCAGGCGCAATTGACAATAACACTGGCGGTATGGGGCAGTTCTCAGATTTTAATGATATGCAAATTCAAGCTATTGCAGATTACTTAATTGACGGAGCGTTATTGTTTACGTCTAACTGTAGTGGTTGTCATAGTGAGGCAGCTAAAGCCAATGCGACATTTGCTGATATATCAGGAGCAATTGACAATAACACTGGCGGTATGGGGCAGTTCTCAGATTTTAATGATATGCAAATTCAAGCTATTGCTGATTACTTAATTGATGGAGCCGCGTTATTTACCAATAATTGTACAGATTGCCACCAAGGCAATGGTATGGGCAGTTCAGGCTCAGATAAAACCGATGCCACATTTGCTGAAATATCTGGGGCTATAGATGGTGATTTTGGTGGAATGGGGCAGTTTTCAAGCTACACAGACCCTCAAATCCAAGCAATAGCAGATGCTCTGCTTTCAACTCCATAA
- a CDS encoding NapC/NirT family cytochrome c, with product MLDFMEWIFELLEPFGLVIVIFAIVVVLLVIAFIVSRFFNKAAYTSFFLITVGLFVGVGTVVGFEVGMGMTNTEAFCTGCHSQPGATAETYHTSTHFKNKTGVRPICSDCHVPVEFGNKMWRKIIASRELWSYFAGELDTTEQYLSKVVHMRDKEIARLKANDSQECRNCHEVSQMVFELQTAKAQEFHAAMENEGKTCIDCHQGLTHLSEDVAAIVEADTH from the coding sequence ATGCTAGATTTTATGGAATGGATTTTTGAATTACTCGAACCATTTGGTTTGGTTATAGTGATATTTGCCATTGTGGTTGTTTTGCTGGTTATTGCATTTATTGTTTCCCGTTTTTTTAATAAAGCAGCATATACCAGTTTCTTTTTGATTACGGTTGGTTTATTTGTCGGTGTAGGTACTGTTGTTGGTTTTGAAGTTGGTATGGGAATGACCAATACAGAAGCTTTTTGTACTGGCTGTCATTCACAACCGGGAGCTACGGCAGAAACTTACCATACATCTACTCATTTCAAGAATAAAACCGGGGTTCGCCCTATCTGTTCAGACTGTCACGTACCAGTTGAATTTGGCAATAAAATGTGGCGAAAAATTATCGCATCGCGTGAATTATGGTCATATTTTGCTGGGGAATTAGATACAACAGAACAATATCTATCAAAAGTTGTACATATGCGGGATAAAGAAATAGCCCGCTTAAAAGCAAATGACTCACAAGAATGTCGTAATTGTCACGAAGTTTCACAAATGGTGTTTGAATTGCAAACTGCAAAAGCTCAAGAGTTTCATGCAGCTATGGAAAATGAAGGTAAAACTTGTATTGATTGTCACCAGGGGCTTACTCATTTGTCTGAAGACGTTGCTGCTATTGTTGAAGCAGACACACATTGA
- a CDS encoding NapC/NirT family cytochrome c: MQQNIVFKLPSAVVVLLGLLSLFITGNAGAQQISAKIECTSCHDPKVSHKIKAMHNSKHWDKLIKESPVNNDGCAACHGDSQTHAATPTKFQPRTSYGPRWTATIDQQNNTCLNCHEKTATHKEWRAGKHAEQEVTCVTCHDVHVDLDPVREEDTQAEVCTVCHKVQKNGIHHFKDKIDENPICSTCHNPHANPLPQFMMLENRSLGCRNCHDFREMQLSSEVSLKAKNYHLVMQHKDRTCVDCHLGVAHVDKENFSKLREGGLASMLVDVFHPGQSDGDWLLEEHPGAQALRQGRNCRQCHLGEAKELGKALAPKEIISSIESNVSVKKMASAVQFTITWKGSENDNSLALMFDNGQVDAFSKGGCWASCHGDLPGMSRDRGLNKTKYLLSSLKQQHSVGFPSVEYDQKTLDNMITNGEFVELWRVNLSKGKFADLQRFKVLGERKESELGQLTASANFANGIWTVVINKPIDDKVKPLIEGNDITFGIAIHLDGKSGAEHKVSLPLTISSDGIDTDFILQ; encoded by the coding sequence ATGCAACAAAATATTGTGTTTAAATTGCCTTCAGCAGTTGTTGTGTTATTGGGTTTGCTTAGTTTATTTATAACTGGCAACGCTGGCGCGCAACAAATATCGGCCAAAATTGAATGTACAAGTTGTCATGATCCAAAAGTGAGTCATAAGATCAAAGCAATGCACAATAGTAAGCATTGGGACAAGTTGATAAAAGAGTCGCCAGTGAATAATGATGGTTGTGCCGCTTGTCATGGTGATAGCCAAACACATGCAGCAACACCAACTAAATTTCAACCTAGAACAAGTTATGGTCCAAGATGGACAGCTACTATCGATCAACAAAATAATACCTGTTTAAACTGCCATGAAAAAACGGCAACTCATAAGGAGTGGCGTGCAGGTAAACATGCAGAACAAGAGGTTACCTGTGTGACCTGTCATGACGTCCATGTAGATCTTGATCCTGTTCGAGAAGAAGACACACAAGCTGAAGTCTGCACTGTTTGTCATAAAGTTCAAAAGAATGGCATACATCATTTTAAAGATAAAATTGATGAAAACCCCATATGTTCAACTTGTCACAATCCGCATGCTAATCCTCTGCCGCAATTTATGATGCTGGAAAATAGATCGTTAGGTTGTCGTAACTGTCATGATTTTAGAGAGATGCAACTAAGCAGTGAAGTAAGCCTTAAGGCCAAAAATTATCATTTGGTAATGCAACATAAAGACAGAACATGTGTTGATTGTCACCTTGGTGTTGCTCATGTTGATAAAGAAAACTTTTCTAAATTACGTGAGGGCGGATTAGCGTCGATGTTGGTGGATGTATTCCACCCTGGGCAATCAGATGGTGATTGGTTACTGGAAGAGCATCCTGGAGCACAAGCACTACGTCAAGGTAGAAATTGTCGTCAATGTCATTTAGGGGAAGCGAAAGAACTTGGTAAAGCACTTGCTCCGAAAGAAATCATCTCAAGCATAGAATCCAATGTGTCAGTTAAAAAAATGGCATCAGCAGTGCAATTTACCATCACCTGGAAAGGCAGTGAAAATGATAATAGCCTTGCCTTAATGTTTGATAATGGCCAGGTTGATGCTTTTTCAAAAGGTGGCTGTTGGGCATCTTGTCATGGGGATTTACCGGGTATGAGTCGCGACAGAGGTCTTAATAAAACTAAATATTTATTAAGTTCATTAAAACAACAGCACAGTGTTGGTTTTCCTAGTGTTGAATATGATCAAAAAACACTGGATAACATGATAACAAATGGTGAGTTTGTCGAATTATGGCGGGTTAATTTAAGCAAAGGAAAGTTTGCTGATTTACAGCGATTTAAGGTTTTAGGTGAACGTAAAGAAAGTGAACTTGGACAACTTACGGCAAGTGCAAACTTTGCTAATGGTATATGGACTGTAGTCATAAATAAACCTATTGATGACAAGGTTAAGCCGCTTATTGAAGGTAATGATATTACCTTCGGTATAGCCATTCATTTAGATGGAAAATCAGGCGCAGAACATAAAGTGTCGTTACCACTGACCATTTCATCTGATGGTATTGATACAGATTTTATTTTGCAGTAA